From Orcinus orca chromosome 3, mOrcOrc1.1, whole genome shotgun sequence, a single genomic window includes:
- the CENPH gene encoding centromere protein H isoform X1 yields METQSEEEAAAEAADSRGEGEPPQVAGAQAPRPEDRMALLLRVRAQTKQQLLEYKSMVDANEEKTPEQIMQEKQIEAKIEELEKEIEEAKIAFEMKKLALDRMQLSSALKKHMEKINTKTSVLMDNMKQILSLNKSVMKSQQETRDLEDKLLDVRKKRLQLKQASERKLFEIQTEKNKQKDDLGSMENSGKIKTIQQNLEMEIQITTVIQHVFQNLILGSKANWAEDSALKETVLQLEKNLTMIQ; encoded by the exons ATGGAGACGCAGTCCGAGGAGGAAGCCGCTGCCGAGGCCGCGGACTCCAGAGGGGAAGGCGAGCCGCCGCAGGTCGCCGGCGCCCAGGCGCCGCGTCCCGAGGACCGCATGGCCCTGCTGCTCAG GGTAAGAGCACAGACCAAACAACAACTTTTGGAATATAAATCAATGGTTGATGCAA atgaagaaaaaacTCCAGAACAAATCATGCAGGAAAAGCAAATTGAAGC TAAAATtgaagaactggaaaaagaaattgaagaggcaaaaattgcttttgaaatgaaaaagcttGCATTAGACAG GATGCAGCTTTCAAGTGCACTTAAAAAACACATGGAGAAAATTAACACCAAGACTag tGTGCTCATGGATAACATGAAACAAATACTAAGTCTAAATAAATCAGTAATGAAATCACAGCAG GAAACCCGGGACTTGGAAGACAAATTGCTTGATGTTAGAAAGAAGAGATTGC AGTTAAAACAAGCTTCAGAAAGGAAGCTTTTCGAAATACAGActgaaaagaacaaacagaaagatgatttgggtagtatggaaAATTCGGGGAAGATAAAGACCATACAACAAAACCTGGAGATGGAGATACAGATTACTACAGTTATTCAACATGTGTTCCag AACCTCATTTTGGGGAGTAAAGCCAACTGGGCAGAGGATTCTGCCCTTAAGGAAACTGTTCTGCAGCTTGAGAAGAATCTCACCATGATCCAATAA
- the CENPH gene encoding centromere protein H isoform X2, translating into METQSEEEAAAEAADSRGEGEPPQVAGAQAPRPEDRMALLLRVRAQTKQQLLEYKSMVDANEEKTPEQIMQEKQIEAKIEELEKEIEEAKIAFEMKKLALDSVLMDNMKQILSLNKSVMKSQQETRDLEDKLLDVRKKRLQLKQASERKLFEIQTEKNKQKDDLGSMENSGKIKTIQQNLEMEIQITTVIQHVFQNLILGSKANWAEDSALKETVLQLEKNLTMIQ; encoded by the exons ATGGAGACGCAGTCCGAGGAGGAAGCCGCTGCCGAGGCCGCGGACTCCAGAGGGGAAGGCGAGCCGCCGCAGGTCGCCGGCGCCCAGGCGCCGCGTCCCGAGGACCGCATGGCCCTGCTGCTCAG GGTAAGAGCACAGACCAAACAACAACTTTTGGAATATAAATCAATGGTTGATGCAA atgaagaaaaaacTCCAGAACAAATCATGCAGGAAAAGCAAATTGAAGC TAAAATtgaagaactggaaaaagaaattgaagaggcaaaaattgcttttgaaatgaaaaagcttGCATTAGACAG tGTGCTCATGGATAACATGAAACAAATACTAAGTCTAAATAAATCAGTAATGAAATCACAGCAG GAAACCCGGGACTTGGAAGACAAATTGCTTGATGTTAGAAAGAAGAGATTGC AGTTAAAACAAGCTTCAGAAAGGAAGCTTTTCGAAATACAGActgaaaagaacaaacagaaagatgatttgggtagtatggaaAATTCGGGGAAGATAAAGACCATACAACAAAACCTGGAGATGGAGATACAGATTACTACAGTTATTCAACATGTGTTCCag AACCTCATTTTGGGGAGTAAAGCCAACTGGGCAGAGGATTCTGCCCTTAAGGAAACTGTTCTGCAGCTTGAGAAGAATCTCACCATGATCCAATAA